CATCAGCCACGACAGTGAATAACTGCGTCGCTAAATCAAACCGAGGCCATTTGTCTCAGGTGTCGTCGCATGTTGGCGATAAAACAGGTCGGAGCGATTTATTAGCTTTGTGTTGAGAGTTTGATGGATGAGATTTATGTCTCTCTTTCCAGGAGATTGGAGGACTTTGCATAATGTGCCACAGCTGTACTGTCAGTAGGACATCATTCATCACTTTTTATTCATAAGATGCATTCAGGTCTGATAAAACTATGTTTTGTAGGGATCTGTGTCTGTTCTGTATATTTAGTTTAGAGTATTTTAGGcacaaaagcaagaaagaaaacTCTAATTAACAGTACACTTGATCTTTACCTAGTTTTCAGTGTGCTACTAGCTTCATGGCAGATATAACTGGCCTTTATCTTATCACAGatagagtatatatagtatatatagtatatatatccACCAGAGAGCGTtggcatgtttgtgcatgtaaactgacgacccctgactcaGCGACATTTTATGggtatttcatattatattcaatgcataacattAACCGTAAAAAATAGTGAACAccataactgcaggaagtttgtgtaaaaacgagtgatttggatgaattgagcagattatttccagTGAATATTGCATccgagatgagttttcctgttatttttaggaacctttaacacaaatgtctattatgttttttttaattattatttttaacaatcatacctacttaataggcttcttttttttttgacgaaTTCAgccttttcttctccctgagCCGTcattctattagctctttggtagTTTTAACTGCataattttctatttttttaagtttatgtggtaataataatccaaacttttagttttcttcacagaaatgattGAAACGTTGAGACATAGGCcaactgtatttaaaaaaaagttgtcttgCACCCCTcatcaagaaggcctcgcaaGATATacgccacaccccacccctccaaaacatttcattcaaatccatcacggacttttggagtaatcctgcaagcggacaaaccaacaaaccaacaaaccaaccaacaaaccaaccaaaaaaccaaccaacaaaccaacaaaccaaccaacaaaccaacaaaccaaccaaccaacaaataaaccaacataccaaccaaccaaccaaccaacaaaccaaccaaccaacaaacaaacaaaccaacaaaccaacaaaccaaccaaccaaccaaccaacaaaccaacaaaccaaccaacaaaccaacaaaccaaccaacaaaccaaccaaccaaccaacaaacaaaccaacaaactaacaaaccaaccaaccaacaaacaaaccaacaaaccaaccaaccaacaaacaaaccaacaaaccaaccaaccaacgaacaaaccaacaaaccaaccaaccaaccaacaaaccaacaaaccaaccaaccaaccaaccaaccaaccaaccaaccaaccaaccaacaaaccaaccaaccaaccaaccaacaccggtgaaaacatgacctccttcctaggccttcagccttggTGGAGATAATaagatatatatactgtatatatttattgtccCCGAGGGGAACGTTTTCTTGGGCAATAGTGCTGCACACAGCTGGAATCAACTTAAAACACTACATAGCCAAAGACACAGTAATAAATTACAAAGAAGAAAGatgtgttaaatattgcacatgCCTTGTGAGATAAAAaacatatgaataaataaataggcattaatgaGGACAGAACTTGTTAAACCATAAAACCAGTTATTTATGCTCTCGTGTTGTTTACCTCTGCAGACTACCGACGGCGTGTTAGTGTTGTATAGAATCAGTTTGTGCTCTGCGGTCGAGGCTTTGCTCTGCTTGTTGAAACTCTTTACTGTTGACATAAATTAGTGCGGATGGTTTTATGGTGTTGTACCGCCGTGTGCTGCCGTACGTCACTGACCTAACGCTGGATGAAAATCTGCTGAGCACGGCATGTTGCAGCCGTAGTAAATtgtataaatactgcatatATATGTAGTAATCTGAAGTGGGTCATTGGTCCAAACAGTGAACGAATCAAAGCCTGTCTGTGTACAGGAGAGGTGGTGCGACTGTAGCATCACGTGTTACATAATAATTGGATTGAGGGCTTTAAGCTATAATGGCGCTGCTTGTTGAGAGACGGCGAGTCAGAGGTGACGCTTTTATCCCGGCGCTCACAGTGAACCTGCATGAACGTCGGGTATCCTCACACCTACGGTACCTGAGCTGCAAACATTAATTAAACTGTGTACACAAAGTGCAAAAAGCTAATTAACTGTTTGGAAGAGTTCAACGTCCTTTTTTATCCTCCAAAACATGCAGCAGGTAAACATTCCTGGAAACAGTTGAAAGAAAATCCACACATCAGAGATGCTGTTGGgtctttaaatatgtttttaatttatcttGTGATCCTGTTTGATTAATAGGCGCCAAACACAGCTGCTGCAGTGCCAATTTTAAACGGGGTCATAATTACCATATTGAACTGTTGAGCACTTAAACACCTCACCTACTGTCACCAGCAATTCTACTTTCCATTTCCTGCTTCAGTGAATCAACAGATAACTGAAATGCACAAGTGGCCGTAATGAAAGACACAATGCCCTCCGACGGCACAGGAAACAACACTTTCACTTGAAAACTTTTATAACATCTTCTACGAGTAAACAATCACCACAGAGGTAATCCTTCAGTGAGTCGACTGTTGCCTTCTGAATGGTACAATTCCCTTACAAATATTAAAGAgaaagcaaaagaaagaaacacttCAGATGTTTGTTTGGTTCTTAGAAATCcatttatgtaaataaataacgcCGTAAAGAACAAGAGGCGCTCAACCTGCCTGACGTCGGACCATAATCAGTCAGATATTAAACAGTTGTACGGATGAAATAACTGTTTAGACCGACTTTAAGCGTTTACAGCCCTCTTATTCGTCTGAATGAGGCCAACTCTGTTGACGCAGCTTTCCGTACTTAAAATGTCCGTGTTAAAGAAAATCATAGACTCTTGAAAGCGCTCGTACGTTTGCCAATGCGGCACAATCCTCCactgtaaatgtgttactttcaCAAGCTGCATCTGGATAAAGAACTGCATCAAATTGCACATACTGATCATAGTGACAGATCTTTGCATGCACAGTGCAAATGTACAGAAGTGCCTCATCCTTCACCAGAAACTAATCACTGGTTTGTTGGTTCCAGTGTCGGGTAAGTCACTCACTTAACTAATTACTCctataaaaagtaataatataactTTGCTTATTATTTAGAATCAAAAGTAAATAGTTATGTTACTCATTATATTACTTTCGATAaagtaaagcgaatgcaataccgcccccccgctgctccgattctccggccagtctcacgttccattgtcccctcactcgtgaacaagaccccgaggtacttgaactccttcacttggggtaaggactcattccctacccggagacacttgaattacaatatgctgaaaggttattatggaatttttgcccaatgatgtcaaacatattctgcctactgccactttaaccaaAAGGGAACAGGAATTGTGGAGCATTCTGGGGCACGTATAAGTGGTGCTCATAAATAATTGGTTTTGTGAAACAGACCTCTGCAACAAAGCTTGAACTACACCTGCTGCCAGCAGCAGACTCCGGGTGTCTTGTGGCTCACAGAGCTGTAAAGTAGTGTTTGGTAGTTAAAACATGGTTCTTTAACTGTACCTAGATCTGCCTCTGattggaggagggggaggacgTGAACACTCACCTACTACGACAGGTAGCACCCTCATAGCTTTCCTCTCCCTGCTGTTGATCTTGGCTCTCTTCTTCCTGTGCAGCTGTTGGCTGAACGTTATCGTGGGCACCGAGTTCTCTCTGTACTGCCGAGGATAGGGAATCTCCTGCTGCATGTAGTCGTCCGTATCGTCCAGCCGAGACTGGGCCAAGTCCCTCTCGATGACCCTGGGCAGAGGCATTGGCAGAGGCCCGGGGATGGTGCCCGCCAGCGGGGGGAGGGCGGTGGCGACGACCGCGTGCTGCAGCTTCCTGCAGGCCTCGATGCTGCTGCGCAGTTTGACCCTACGGGTCTCCTCCCAGTGTCGCAGCCCGCGGAAAACCCCGAAGTAGAGCAGGACCATGATGGGGCAGGGGATGAAGAAGGAGCAGACCGAGGAGTAAACCACGTAGTTGTTGTCCTCCAGTTTGCACTCGCTGGTGTCGCGGTTAGGCACGTTGTTGATGCCAAACATGACGGGCGAGGCCACGGCGAGGGCCAGCAGCCAGGTGGCCGACAGCAGGAAGAGCTGACGCTGGTCCACGTGTCTCCGGTTATAGTTTAGTGGGATGGACACGGCAATGAACCTGCAACACAACAGAAGAGTTAAAACTCTAAAGAACATGTCAAATAGACTAAACTGTTTCAAAGCGGTTACTTAATACTacggctgtcagtcgattcaaatgtttaatcacgattaatcgcatgatttctCATAGCTAATTGCATtagttgcaaattaatcacacattttttagctgttcaaaatgtaccttaaaggaaaatttgtcaagtatttaatactcttatcaacatgtgagtgggcaaatatgctgctttgttcaaatctatgtatatatttattaatggaaatcaatcaacaacacacgtgggtacccatagaacccattttcatttacatatctgaaggtcagaggtcaagggacccctttgaaaatggccatgacaatggcaaaatttagtttggagcgttatttaacctactTCGCGACTGGCTAGTATTACATAGTATGACAAATTTGCTATAAAGGgcctgtttgtaacttcttacacttataaatcattgcgggtcggtgtcccatgcgcgctcgcgtgtggctacgctgttcagactcagactccaacattaccgtagctttggtctccagggccggagtctctgctgtactctgctcctctgctcctctgctcctctgcctgccttcactcacacaccgcgctcgttctcgctctttcgctccactctcacgttcatgcgcgcacactccacactgaagagttaatttagctctgagaatatctagtgaatgttcagtggacttttgtgcagaaataactgctgcagctcctccagaccaacagaggtttcccgtgtcttgtgaagtgacggggctccgcagagagaaacgttatcgtctccgaccaaaactccgatgTCTCCcatgttccctccggccgcggtcgggaggctgaggcaagaaaagccaacactaggatcagcagtgattcatggagagaccttcgtctggtcagctcacattactgccaagcagctgaaatatagagtgatattgtgcttttagctgacgtgtgtctcctcactgttttgagtgatgctcgttcatgtctatgtagagcgagcacaagcgcgagcaacaggacgctgactttcgttgacttaacgaccacaggtgtcgctgttaacaagacatttctgattcttacaaacagtccctgtaacgcgttattattgcattaactttgacagccctagttaatacCTAATAAATCTTTCCTTTTCATTCTTTCAAGTATTTATCAGATATTATTCAGTAGTTATAAGATACACCAAAACTTTAATTTTACATTAAAGTATATTACATGATTCCTGTTATTTCTAATGTGTAATTTAAAGGGTTACTTTAAAGTTAGTATTTAGTAATTTAAGTTTTAGATGCTAAAAAAGGCGAAACAAAAAACTGTCTGTTTCCTCTCCAAACCCTCCGCTCATCATGTTCCTATTTTATTGAAGTAGTtgaagaaaaggaaataaaaaaggtaCGTGAGGGCATCACCCTGCTGCTCCAGACAGCGGTCGCTGGTAATTTCTACTTTTtaaaggtttgttttatgtgtgtaaTATAAATTGTCCGTTTGCCATGCAGAGATGTTCTGCAGCTGCCGTCTGCTTTGTTTTCTATTAACACTAGAGTTTTATTCTGCAGCTCCAGAGtcaagtcaaactttttttattatccCAGCAGGGGAAATCCAGAGACGAACACAAGCAGTAAATAAGTAATTTACTGAACGCTGCAGAATCCACACGGCTTGATTTGTAGTACTTTTTGTTCCAGTGTATAATTATTCTAAAACTACTGCTGCGTATAAAACCTCAACACATTCAAATTAGAGTTTATAATCTCTAATTTGGAACATTTTTTTCCTAACAAGAGtttgttaaaatgtgtttgtttcccCAAAACAAATTGAGGACAAATGCAGCACTCCAgttgttgtttaaaaaaagaaaaaggtgaaaGTATCACCTCCATCACTTCACACCTCGATTGTTTTGATGAATTTTAATTTGAGCCAATGGAGTTAATGGACTCGTCACACCTTCATCAAACCTCTAATGAACTGATATTGAGTGCAGGAGGATCACACTCGTCTCCTCTTATGAACTCAGTGTGGTGAACGGAGCAGGATTTTAAAGTGTAGTCTAATTTTAAAGTGGCTCTATGGAAGAATCAGTAATTGCTTGTTAACGACAGTTAGTGCCCCGTTGGTCACGCTCACACTACGTAGACgcacgagcatcggtcaaaacagtgaggcgacacacacaagactgaaactGATTGAAAGCTAAAACCAGAATATCTCTCTATATTTctctgcttggcagtaatgttatctCCCGCTGTGAATCCCgctgatgttgatcctagttttcgcCCCGACATCagtcacatttctgtttcacagacgggcttcacaagatgtaactttgtttttttgtgcttctgttgagtttgtgttggagtctgagttgtgatgagaactagggatgttaataattaaccaacattaagcatttt
Above is a genomic segment from Sebastes umbrosus isolate fSebUmb1 chromosome 2, fSebUmb1.pri, whole genome shotgun sequence containing:
- the drd4b gene encoding dopamine receptor D4b; the protein is MSDISSDSNNDTLPEAAVNDYNFPALLFGVLLIVIITGGNVLVCVSVYAEKALKTTTNYFIVSLAVADLLLAVLVLPLFVYAEFQGGVWSLNMLICDGLMTMDVMLCTASIFNLCAISVDRFIAVSIPLNYNRRHVDQRQLFLLSATWLLALAVASPVMFGINNVPNRDTSECKLEDNNYVVYSSVCSFFIPCPIMVLLYFGVFRGLRHWEETRRVKLRSSIEACRKLQHAVVATALPPLAGTIPGPLPMPLPRVIERDLAQSRLDDTDDYMQQEIPYPRQYRENSVPTITFSQQLHRKKRAKINSRERKAMRVLPVVVGCFLFCWTPFFVVHTTRAVCVTCDVPPGLMSTVTWLGYVNSALNPIIYTIFNTEFKKFFKKCFSRCCPRQFSLRRR